A single Tenacibaculum sp. Bg11-29 DNA region contains:
- a CDS encoding O-acetylhomoserine aminocarboxypropyltransferase/cysteine synthase family protein gives MSTQKFATNALHAGHDVKQTGGTRAVPIYQTTSYVFNDSDHAADLFSLKELGFIYTRLNNPTNQILQDRLAALEGGIGAVVFASGTSAISTGLLTLLKAGDHIVASSSLYGGTYNLLSVTLPRLGITTTFVDASNPDNFASAVQDNTRAFFVESLGNPKLDVLDLEAISEHSKNAKVPFIVDNTVATPALLNPIKHGADIVIHSLTKYIGGQGTSLGGAIIDAGTFNWANGKFPEFTEPSAGYHGLVYHEALGAAAYTFKLILEGLRDFGGALSPTNAFNIIQGLETLEIRIKKHSENALTLAKWLEEQDKVVWVNYPGLESSKYKKLADKYLPNGQSGIVTFGVEGGYEAAKTIADTTKLFSLLANIGDTKSLIIHPASTTHQQLSNEAQASAGVSQDLIRLSVGLENIEDLKADLKESFSKI, from the coding sequence ATGAGTACACAAAAATTTGCAACCAATGCGTTGCACGCAGGACATGATGTAAAACAAACAGGAGGTACAAGAGCAGTTCCTATTTATCAAACAACATCATATGTTTTTAATGATTCAGATCACGCAGCAGACCTTTTTTCATTAAAAGAACTTGGCTTTATTTATACACGATTAAATAATCCAACAAATCAAATTTTACAAGATCGTTTAGCTGCTTTAGAAGGAGGTATCGGAGCTGTCGTTTTCGCTTCAGGAACATCAGCAATTTCAACAGGTTTATTAACATTGTTAAAGGCAGGTGATCATATTGTAGCTTCTAGTAGTTTATATGGAGGTACTTACAACTTATTGAGTGTTACATTACCTAGACTGGGTATTACAACAACTTTTGTTGATGCTTCAAATCCAGATAATTTTGCTTCTGCTGTACAAGATAATACAAGAGCATTTTTTGTAGAATCTTTAGGGAATCCAAAACTTGATGTATTAGATTTAGAAGCTATTTCGGAACATTCCAAAAATGCTAAAGTTCCTTTTATTGTAGATAATACCGTTGCTACACCTGCTTTGTTAAATCCAATTAAACACGGAGCAGACATTGTAATTCATTCACTAACAAAATATATTGGAGGTCAAGGAACTTCTTTAGGAGGCGCAATTATTGATGCAGGAACTTTTAATTGGGCAAACGGTAAATTTCCAGAATTTACAGAGCCATCTGCCGGTTATCATGGTTTAGTATATCACGAAGCTTTGGGAGCTGCAGCTTATACTTTTAAATTAATTTTAGAAGGATTAAGAGACTTTGGTGGAGCATTAAGTCCTACAAATGCGTTTAACATTATTCAAGGATTAGAAACATTAGAAATTAGAATTAAAAAGCACAGTGAAAATGCATTAACTTTAGCTAAATGGTTAGAAGAGCAGGATAAAGTAGTTTGGGTTAATTATCCTGGTTTAGAGAGTAGTAAATATAAGAAATTAGCTGATAAATATTTACCAAATGGGCAAAGTGGTATTGTAACTTTTGGAGTAGAAGGAGGTTATGAGGCAGCAAAAACAATAGCTGATACGACTAAATTGTTTTCATTATTGGCTAATATTGGCGATACTAAATCTTTAATTATTCACCCAGCAAGTACAACTCATCAACAGCTAAGCAATGAAGCACAAGCAAGTGCTGGAGTTTCGCAAGATTTAATAAGACTATCTGTAGGGCTTGAAAATATTGAAGATTTAAAAGCTGACTTAAAAGAATCATTTTCTAAAATATAA
- a CDS encoding PLP-dependent aspartate aminotransferase family protein → MSKNFETQAIRTQTERSQFSEHSTPLYLTSSFVFDDAEDMRASFAEEKEKNLYSRFSNPNTTEFVDKIVAMEGAEAGYAFATGMAAVFSTFGALLNAGDHIVSCRSVFGSTHSLFTKYLPKWNIETSYFNITEVDTIESLIKPNTKILYAETPTNPAVDIIDLELLGEIAKKHGLLLVIDNCFATPYLQNPIKFGADLVLHSATKLIDGQGRVLGGVAVGRKDLIKEIYLFSRNTGPAMSPFNAWVLSKSLETLSIRVDRHCENALKVANFLEEHPKVNLVKYPFLKSHPQYEIAKKQMKLGGNVVAFEIKGGITAGRNFLNAIKMCSLSANLGDTRTIVTHPASTTHSKLSVEDRLEVRITDGLVRCSIGLENVVDIINDLKQALEN, encoded by the coding sequence ATGAGTAAGAATTTTGAAACACAAGCGATAAGAACACAAACAGAACGTTCACAATTTTCAGAGCATTCAACACCATTATATTTAACATCTAGTTTTGTTTTTGATGATGCAGAAGATATGAGAGCATCATTTGCAGAAGAAAAAGAGAAAAATTTATATAGTAGATTCTCAAATCCTAATACTACAGAGTTTGTTGATAAAATAGTTGCTATGGAAGGTGCTGAAGCTGGTTATGCTTTCGCAACAGGTATGGCAGCAGTGTTTTCTACATTTGGAGCATTATTAAATGCAGGAGATCATATTGTTTCATGTCGTTCAGTTTTTGGATCTACTCATAGTTTATTTACCAAATATTTACCAAAGTGGAATATTGAAACTAGTTATTTTAATATTACTGAAGTAGATACAATTGAGAGTTTAATTAAACCAAATACTAAAATTTTATATGCTGAAACTCCAACAAATCCAGCTGTAGATATTATTGATTTAGAATTGTTAGGTGAGATAGCAAAAAAGCATGGTTTGTTATTGGTTATAGATAATTGTTTTGCTACTCCGTATCTACAAAATCCTATTAAGTTTGGAGCTGATTTAGTTTTGCACTCAGCAACTAAGTTAATTGATGGACAAGGAAGAGTTTTAGGAGGTGTAGCTGTTGGACGTAAAGATTTAATAAAAGAAATTTATTTATTTTCAAGAAATACAGGACCAGCAATGTCACCTTTTAATGCATGGGTTTTATCAAAAAGTTTAGAAACATTAAGTATTCGAGTAGATAGACATTGTGAAAATGCTTTAAAAGTAGCCAACTTTTTAGAAGAACATCCGAAGGTAAATTTAGTAAAATACCCTTTTTTAAAATCTCATCCTCAATATGAAATAGCAAAAAAGCAAATGAAATTAGGAGGTAATGTTGTTGCTTTTGAAATTAAAGGAGGTATTACTGCGGGAAGAAATTTCTTAAACGCAATTAAAATGTGCTCATTGTCTGCAAACTTAGGTGATACAAGAACAATTGTAACGCACCCAGCATCTACAACACACAGTAAATTAAGTGTTGAAGATAGGTTAGAGGTGAGGATTACAGATGGGTTAGTAAGATGCTCTATCGGTTTAGAAAATGTAGTAGATATTATTAATGATTTAAAACAAGCTTTAGAGAATTAA
- a CDS encoding IS1595 family transposase, with translation MNIFKGQNLLEFADRFKTNEDCKEYLADIKWKNCFQCVKCGHKKAQIRKDFSRTCNICSHQESATSNTLFHKVKFGVRKAFFIVFEMSTSTKSLSASYVSVRFSVTEKTARLFMLKIREAMKSSGNNPMTGIVHVDEFVLGGREKDKVGRSYKAKKKKAITAVELTEDGKVKRMYAMRIEDFSATSLQYIFVNHISREAKVITDKWRGYRPIAKAYDITQIESNGGMNFKALHTMIHQVKSWIRTTYSWVSDFNINRYFNEFCFRINRSQSKETIFNNLIRKMVEKGKVHHEQIICR, from the coding sequence ATGAATATTTTTAAAGGCCAAAACCTTCTAGAGTTTGCTGATCGGTTCAAAACTAATGAAGATTGCAAGGAATATTTGGCAGATATTAAATGGAAAAATTGTTTTCAATGTGTTAAATGTGGTCATAAAAAGGCTCAAATAAGAAAGGATTTCTCACGTACTTGCAATATTTGTTCTCATCAGGAATCTGCAACGTCAAACACACTTTTCCACAAAGTTAAATTTGGAGTTAGAAAAGCTTTTTTCATTGTTTTTGAAATGAGTACAAGTACAAAAAGTCTTTCTGCAAGCTATGTTTCAGTTCGTTTTAGTGTCACAGAAAAGACAGCACGTTTATTTATGCTTAAAATTAGAGAGGCTATGAAAAGTAGTGGAAATAATCCTATGACTGGGATTGTTCATGTTGATGAGTTTGTTCTAGGTGGTCGTGAAAAAGATAAAGTGGGCAGAAGTTATAAAGCAAAGAAAAAGAAGGCTATAACTGCTGTTGAGCTAACTGAAGATGGAAAAGTAAAAAGAATGTATGCAATGAGAATCGAAGATTTTTCAGCTACTTCTTTACAATATATTTTCGTGAATCATATCAGTCGAGAAGCTAAAGTGATAACTGATAAATGGAGAGGCTACAGACCTATTGCTAAAGCCTATGATATTACCCAAATTGAAAGTAATGGAGGTATGAACTTTAAAGCTCTTCATACAATGATTCATCAAGTGAAATCTTGGATAAGAACAACTTACTCTTGGGTAAGTGACTTTAACATAAACAGATATTTTAATGAATTTTGTTTCAGAATTAATCGCTCACAAAGCAAAGAAACAATATTCAATAACTTAATAAGAAAAATGGTTGAAAAGGGTAAAGTACATCACGAACAAATTATATGTAGATAA
- the thrA gene encoding bifunctional aspartate kinase/homoserine dehydrogenase I encodes MRDNLPYINILKFSTENNAFFDEIPLSYEVFGRELGTAPVILINHALTGNSDVAGEHGWWKDLVGQEKVINTQAYTVLSFNIPGNGYDGFLIDEYKTFVARDIARLFLLGIKELKINKLFALIGGSLGGGIAWEMVVLQPQVAEHFIPIATDWKSTDWLIANCQIQEQFLTNSSKPVHDARMHAMLCYRTPTSFKERFKRSKNEDLQVFNVESWLLHHGEKLQERYQLASYKLMNQLLKTIDVTKGRVHQKVLETIDANIHIIGVDSDLFFTAEENRETYKQLASIHSNVTYSEINSVHGHDAFLIEYEQLEKIIEPIFNKNSKNKKMKILKFGGKSLSNEGIQNVVSIIEDKVNEGEKIAVVVSARGNATDDLENLLEKASKNEPYKDNLEIFRNYQTKITPLVDFSNEFLRLEELFEGVRLLGDYSKKIKDEVLAHGELLSIKVVSELLNNKNVKAHVTDVRKLLKTDESFGNALPIIALSKENVIHHFKQFKENTVAIIPGFIASNLKGETTTLGRNGSNYTASLIANYLDAEELQNYTHVDGIFTANPDLVSDAIKIEELSFSEANELANFGANILHAKTIIPLLEKNINLRILNTFNPKDNGTLITAKSTSKGIKSLSVLDKVALLNFEGRGLLGKVGVDARIFRTLSNAGISVSIISQGSSERGIGLVIDKDKAEEAVKVLEKEFENDLYTKDVNQISIVDNVSVISIIGQDLSEFHHPYNSLIKNQIVPLLFNNTISGKNVSIVVKKDELHKALNVIHGQVFGIAKKINIAVFGKGLVGGTLINQIIESSKSVLERRKIQLNIFAIASSKKVLLIKNGVAENWEKNLEESANDSSIVNSIIAYSKKHHLENLIAVDNTASSDFIKNYIPLVESGFDLVSSNKIANTVSHSFYKELRVSLDKNNKSYLYETNVGAGLPLIDTIKLLHDSGENITRIRGVFSGSLSYLFNKFSSEETPFSTILQEAIDSGFTEPDPREDLCGNDVARKLLILARELDLENEFEDISIENLIPNKFRDITSEEFLANLDKLNSHFQNEKELQKENHVLRYIGDLHGDLQQSKGELDVKLVSVPVSSPLGSLKGSDAIFEIFTESYGEQPIVIQGAGAGAKVTARGVFGDILRLAKNNN; translated from the coding sequence TTGAGAGATAATCTACCTTATATAAATATTCTTAAGTTTAGTACTGAAAACAATGCTTTTTTTGATGAAATTCCGTTAAGCTATGAAGTTTTTGGAAGAGAATTAGGTACTGCACCTGTAATATTAATTAATCACGCATTAACAGGAAATAGTGATGTTGCCGGTGAACATGGTTGGTGGAAAGACCTAGTTGGGCAAGAAAAAGTAATAAATACACAAGCATATACTGTTTTATCTTTTAATATTCCTGGAAATGGGTATGATGGTTTTTTAATTGATGAGTATAAAACATTTGTTGCTCGAGATATTGCAAGATTATTTTTATTAGGAATTAAAGAACTTAAAATAAATAAATTATTTGCTTTAATTGGAGGTTCTTTAGGAGGAGGAATTGCTTGGGAAATGGTTGTGTTACAACCACAAGTTGCAGAACATTTTATTCCTATAGCTACGGATTGGAAATCCACCGATTGGTTGATTGCAAATTGCCAAATACAAGAACAGTTTTTAACAAATTCAAGTAAACCTGTTCATGATGCTCGTATGCATGCAATGTTATGCTATCGTACACCTACATCTTTTAAAGAACGTTTTAAGCGCTCAAAAAATGAAGATTTACAAGTTTTTAATGTAGAAAGTTGGTTGTTACATCATGGTGAAAAATTACAGGAACGTTATCAATTAGCTTCTTATAAATTAATGAATCAATTGTTAAAAACGATTGATGTTACAAAAGGTAGAGTACATCAAAAAGTATTAGAAACTATAGATGCAAATATTCATATTATAGGAGTTGATTCTGATTTATTTTTTACAGCAGAAGAGAATAGAGAAACTTATAAACAGTTAGCTTCCATTCATAGTAATGTAACATATAGCGAAATTAATTCGGTACATGGGCATGATGCTTTTTTAATAGAATACGAGCAATTAGAAAAAATTATTGAACCAATATTCAATAAAAATTCAAAAAATAAAAAAATGAAAATTTTAAAGTTTGGAGGGAAATCATTATCTAACGAAGGAATACAAAATGTTGTTTCTATTATTGAAGATAAAGTTAATGAAGGAGAAAAAATAGCAGTTGTAGTTTCTGCTAGAGGTAATGCAACTGACGATTTAGAAAATTTGTTAGAGAAAGCCTCAAAGAATGAACCCTATAAAGATAATTTAGAAATCTTTAGGAATTATCAAACTAAAATAACACCATTAGTTGATTTTTCTAATGAGTTTTTAAGATTAGAAGAATTATTTGAAGGAGTTCGTTTATTAGGTGATTATAGTAAAAAAATAAAAGATGAAGTACTTGCTCATGGAGAATTATTATCAATAAAAGTAGTTTCAGAATTATTAAATAATAAAAATGTAAAAGCACATGTAACTGATGTAAGAAAATTATTAAAAACAGATGAGAGTTTTGGTAATGCTTTGCCAATAATCGCGTTATCAAAAGAAAATGTAATTCATCATTTTAAACAATTTAAAGAGAATACAGTAGCTATAATACCTGGTTTCATTGCTTCTAATTTAAAAGGTGAAACAACTACTTTAGGTAGAAATGGTAGTAATTATACAGCTTCATTAATTGCAAATTATTTAGATGCAGAAGAGTTACAAAACTATACTCATGTAGATGGAATTTTTACAGCAAATCCTGATTTAGTTTCAGATGCTATAAAAATAGAAGAGCTATCATTTTCAGAAGCAAATGAATTAGCAAATTTTGGAGCAAACATTTTACATGCAAAAACAATTATTCCATTATTAGAAAAAAATATTAATCTACGTATTTTAAATACATTTAATCCAAAAGATAATGGAACTTTAATTACAGCTAAATCTACATCTAAAGGAATAAAATCACTTTCTGTTTTAGATAAAGTAGCGTTATTAAATTTTGAAGGAAGAGGTTTATTAGGAAAAGTAGGTGTTGATGCACGTATATTTAGAACCCTAAGTAATGCTGGAATTAGTGTAAGTATAATTTCACAAGGTTCATCAGAGCGAGGCATTGGTTTGGTAATTGATAAGGATAAAGCAGAAGAAGCTGTTAAAGTTTTAGAGAAAGAATTTGAAAATGATTTATATACAAAAGATGTAAACCAGATCTCAATTGTAGATAATGTCTCTGTAATTTCTATAATAGGGCAAGATTTAAGTGAATTTCACCATCCTTATAATTCTTTAATTAAGAATCAAATTGTGCCTTTATTATTTAATAATACCATTTCAGGTAAAAACGTAAGTATTGTTGTTAAAAAAGATGAATTACATAAAGCACTTAATGTAATTCATGGTCAAGTTTTTGGAATAGCAAAAAAAATAAACATAGCAGTTTTTGGAAAAGGCTTAGTTGGTGGTACTTTAATAAATCAGATAATAGAGAGTTCTAAATCGGTTTTAGAACGACGTAAAATTCAATTAAATATTTTTGCGATAGCAAGCTCTAAAAAAGTATTATTAATTAAAAATGGAGTTGCTGAAAATTGGGAAAAAAATTTAGAGGAAAGTGCTAATGACAGTTCAATAGTAAATTCGATTATAGCATACTCAAAAAAGCATCATTTAGAAAATTTAATAGCAGTAGATAATACAGCAAGTAGTGATTTTATAAAAAATTACATTCCTTTAGTTGAGTCAGGTTTCGATTTGGTTTCTTCAAATAAAATAGCGAATACAGTTTCACATTCATTTTATAAAGAGTTAAGAGTATCATTAGATAAAAATAATAAATCATATTTATATGAAACAAATGTTGGCGCTGGATTACCATTAATTGATACAATAAAATTATTACATGATTCAGGAGAAAATATAACACGTATAAGAGGTGTGTTTTCAGGATCATTAAGTTATTTGTTTAATAAGTTTTCTTCTGAAGAAACACCATTTTCAACAATACTACAAGAAGCAATAGATAGTGGATTTACAGAGCCAGATCCTCGTGAAGACCTATGTGGTAATGATGTAGCAAGAAAATTATTAATTTTAGCTAGAGAATTAGATTTAGAAAATGAATTTGAAGATATTTCTATTGAAAATTTAATTCCAAATAAATTTAGAGATATTACTTCTGAAGAATTTTTAGCGAACTTAGATAAATTAAATTCTCATTTTCAAAATGAAAAAGAACTTCAAAAAGAGAACCATGTGTTACGATATATTGGAGACTTGCATGGAGATTTACAGCAAAGTAAAGGAGAATTAGATGTTAAATTAGTTTCTGTACCAGTAAGTTCACCTTTAGGAAGTTTAAAAGGTTCGGATGCTATTTTTGAAATATTTACAGAATCATATGGTGAGCAACCTATTGTAATTCAGGGAGCAGGAGCAGGAGCAAAAGTAACAGCAAGAGGTGTTTTTGGGGATATATTACGATTAGCAAAAAATAATAATTAG
- a CDS encoding IS110 family transposase, producing MNKYKEIFGVDISKDVFDVHGSKSGHDQFENNASGFKSFLKRLPKESLVVMEATGYYHYRLTQFLHKQNIIVSVVNPLSLKRFIQMKLAKIKTDKSDAKAIYEYGQINEVPLYTALTNVQSKCLQLFRLMDSCIKKRTATKNKIHGEEVLDIPSKYVYRSLKRIKKYLDKEILGIEKKLLSLVKQEQQVQLTLLTSIPGIGLKTALFMIVITDGFTKFENSKQLCSYVGITPTIRESGSSVRGRSRISKVGNRKLRNLLFLCSFNACKHSKACRDIYERIVNKGKSKKQALIAVSNKLIKQSFAIAKSGLPYDEKYVSVFSK from the coding sequence ATGAATAAATATAAGGAAATTTTTGGAGTTGACATTAGCAAAGACGTATTTGATGTTCATGGAAGTAAAAGTGGCCATGATCAATTTGAAAATAATGCATCTGGTTTTAAGTCCTTTCTAAAAAGGCTTCCTAAAGAATCATTAGTTGTAATGGAAGCAACAGGGTATTATCATTATCGATTAACTCAGTTTTTACACAAACAAAACATTATTGTTTCAGTAGTAAATCCTTTATCGTTAAAGCGATTTATTCAAATGAAATTAGCTAAAATAAAAACAGATAAAAGTGATGCCAAAGCCATTTATGAATATGGACAAATAAATGAAGTGCCTTTATATACAGCGCTCACAAATGTTCAAAGTAAATGTTTGCAATTGTTTAGATTGATGGATAGTTGTATCAAGAAACGTACAGCGACAAAGAATAAAATCCATGGAGAGGAAGTTTTAGATATTCCATCTAAATATGTATATCGTAGTTTAAAACGAATAAAAAAGTATTTAGATAAAGAGATTTTAGGAATAGAAAAGAAACTATTATCATTAGTAAAGCAAGAGCAGCAAGTACAGTTAACCTTATTGACAAGTATTCCAGGAATAGGACTTAAAACAGCTTTATTTATGATTGTAATAACCGATGGTTTTACCAAGTTTGAAAACTCAAAACAACTCTGTAGTTATGTTGGCATAACCCCAACAATACGAGAGTCAGGTAGCAGTGTAAGGGGGCGAAGTAGGATTAGTAAAGTAGGTAATCGAAAATTACGAAACCTCTTGTTTTTATGTTCCTTTAATGCATGTAAACATAGTAAAGCATGTAGAGATATTTACGAGCGTATTGTAAACAAAGGAAAGAGTAAAAAGCAAGCTTTAATAGCCGTTTCAAATAAGTTAATCAAACAAAGTTTTGCTATTGCAAAATCTGGTTTGCCTTATGATGAAAAGTATGTTTCCGTTTTCTCAAAATAA